GTTCAGCCCTATTTGTCAATTTCATGTTTGTtcagtaaaacatgaaaacattagAATTTTACTGTAGAATTAATGCTTTGTGTTTAAATGGAACTGAAGGAACAGGTAAGCattctgtttcatttatttatttagaaaaactttcattttctgtttagcTTGTACGTTAGTAGTTAGTTTTGGTGCAACATTCAATGGCTGAATTAATCTTTAGTTTAACTTTTCAGCAGTAGAGAAATTGAAAGCACTGTTTGcattctgtcattttaacaaaatgCTTGGCGTCtaaaattagctttaaaaaatggTAGAATTCAGTGTCATTTTAGGAAAGGAAACTAAAAATGTCCTGACTAAACATTAAACTGACGTGAATGTTAATGCATGGAGGTTATTGACCTCAGACTCAAAGAAAATTAGGTACATTTTTGCTTGATTCACTGTTTTCACCTCACTCTTCTTCTCTCTCAGAAGGATTTGCTGCTCACAAAATCCCATTTGGAGAACATTTATGGACAACTTTCTTTGTTGGAACTTGAATTAAATCTAAGTGCAACTAAATCTACAAAtcaagaaatgctttttaaaactgtttattaaaagattcaaacctaaaaaaatagtaaataataACCACGTTTATTTGTGCAAAAGCTACGTTTGTCACACATATACATAACAAACCAACTGTATACATGTTCACATAGTCCTCTGTTAATAGTTTTTGTCGATCATCATGTATTTTTATGTCTCGTTTGTAGCGTGTCTCTAACACTGAGCACTGCGAGGTTGTGCTCCAGTCCAGCTAGCTAGCGCGGCGCTAATGAGCAATCCTACAGTTTTTATCGAACAACTGCAACATTCTTACCTTTTAAAATCGTTTCTGTCCGTTACAAAACGACACGAGGAGCTGATCCAACCCATCACTCCAGTGGAAGGGCTCTTTTTCGCACCTGCTCCGCTCATCTTGCTAACATGCGGCGTCAGGGATGAGGAAGGGTCAAACGGGGAGGAAGAGTTTAGATGTAACACCAGTACGGAAAGCAACGGAGCCCAAACTTTCAAAGCGGGCGGCGTTTACTGCGCTGTTACGTGATTAAGGATGTCTGCGACTCGGTACCGACGGTTTCTGAAACTGTGCGAGGAATGGCCTCGAGATGAGACAAAGAAAGGTCGCGATTTGGGCACATTCCTGCGGCAGAGGGTCGCCTCCGCGTTTCGCGAGGGTGAAAACACGCAGGTAGAGGCTCTTAGCTTAGCTTCTTAGCAGCTGAGCTAAGATTATATGGCCATCAGCTGACGACCTTGGTGACCCGGCTGTTGATGCACGTGAAATGTCTTTCATAAATGTTCTTCCACTGAAACAAACATGAACCgacacatatttatatatatttggaAGTATCATTTATGCAGAAATGTACCGGAAAGTCCTTTTCTTCGCCTCTCAATGGCTGAGTTTGTCTTTTCAACAAACACTTATTATTAAACGgatttaaatgtgaaaagttaaagtttgaaaactcttctttattgttgattttatggttaatgtaattttacttttaatctGTTCAGCAGGCTAACTATAACTGAAACTATTTCAAAATATGgtgaaactgttttatttattgacaatGACATCAGGTTTAAAGAACAAGTCTTtcactttgaaaaagaaatcacaaaactgttttacaaatatttgtAACTGGGCTTATACtatttttcatgtaaagaaaagtTATATATAGTGTGGGAAGAGTGCCATTATCAGGCTAAAATGTGACCTGCTGTGGTTTACACACATTATTAAAAAGTCTTATGCATGAAATATTGATGATTTATTTCTCTTAAAACgcccttttgtatttttaaggaaaaaatccAAAAGGAATTTTCTCAGATTTCAACAAAGGAATTCATAATAAAAAATCTCTTGAATTTTTTATCACCAGATAGCCCAGAAAGAAATCGTCTATTTGGATGTTATTTTTATGAATATGTGCAGCAAACAACAGAATCCTAAgttggacgcacttaaaatacaTGCATGACATACGTGTGAATAGTATCAGCCTTTCTGAAaaattgttttacaaaaaaaataaaaaaataacttaaaaagtaCACTCCAAAAAGAGTGAAGatgaacttttttacattgttgtaacttaattatttagtttggtgaaaataaatattttttttttagttcagtcaacttaaaaataacacgtagttgtctgacagttattttactttcaatcaacttacttcaattaagttggtgtaactttggtgtgaagctgtcaaCGCGTCATGATGACATTGgttgaaactttagaaaaatgtgtcaatttaaattgtataaacaaaattgaattttttttttaagttggatcaacttttcaAATTGAGTTGGATAGCCATAAAAATTTTAGTTGAacaaacttaatttaattaggttggatcaacctttttctttttagagtgtaaaTCCAAATTGAATTCATCATATAAAGCAAAATCGACAACCCAGAACATGTTGAGATGGATTCTTGGTTTCTTTCTGGCCTTTAAGAATTTTATAGACCAGGCTCCTTCCTTTGTTAGTCCTTGTAATTGAAAGTCTAGTTTCCTTTTAATCCTTTTATCTAACAAAAGTACATTTATATATTATGACCCAAAGTATTCACATAGCAACATGTTTTCACTGGCCGTGCAAATTCCTGCTCTCTGTAAACCCCACAACCATCAGACGTTGGATAATCTAAACAAGTCTTTCCTCTGTTTGGTTTTTCATGACCATGCATTTTCATTCTCTCTAGATTTCAGATCCAGACAAATGTGACCAGATGTATGAAAGTTTGGCTCGTATTAATGGCAACGTATACAAACAAAAAGTGAGTGACATCCTCAAGCTTCCTCATTTATTTTACGTTAAAATTTGTTGCTGTTCCATGAAAAcctgcctctgctgctgctgtgaccTCCTTTCTGCTCCCTTCCTCCATGTCGATGGTCATAAACCCATATTTAGACCAAAGGTCTCATCACTTTTAAAGCAGGCCACACAAGGTCAATGTTTGAGTAAACTTCAATTGACCGATATGGAAAACATGAGACCCAGAGCTCCTCGGATGGCTGGAGCACCTTGGTTACCACTGTTTGACCAGAGAAGAAAACTCATAcattcaaatggcatttttcaaaTCATCCAAAGAGCTTCTTTGTTTGTCCTGgctttgaataaaaactaaaactgtaaTCTCCGCTTTGTTCAGTTTCCTCGGGTGAGAGACACGAGCTTCACCGGAGTCACGGTTGAAGAGTGTCGAGTCCTCCTTTCAGGTACGGACTCCCAATTTACCATTCACTGTCCGCTCTTTTCTCACAATGAAGGGGGAATAACACGGAAAATGCTTTGTTTTCCAAATGCAGGAAGTATGCAGCAAAGCATGGATGAAGAAAAGAAGGGCTTGTGGAAGACATTAATGGAGAGGTTCTCCTCCAAAACGGAGGACGTTCCAGAAAAAGCTCctgaaaaataacttttgacCTCTTAAATGACCTTTTCCCATTAGTGCTTGTGTAGAAATAAAGTTTCTCTTTGTGACCTGGTGTGCTTCCATTAACTCTACAGGTTGTAAATTCACTGGAGGCAGAGGCAGACTCCTGTCACCTCTACCCGGTTAGAACGCCACACTGGCTGGGTATCCAGATCTTCAATTCCAAACTCTGCGCCATGGAAAATTCCCAAAAATCTCAGTGCGCATCGATGCTTACTacattggcgaatatagaccacaatgcattgcgttttcACTTCGGCAAAAGGGTGACACATTTAGGgctcaaagaataaaaaactagTGAGCACATGTCTGAACTGTATTACTGGATAGCTGTGCACCAAAGGTCTTTGGGAGTTAAGGAGGACTGAGGGAATTTGGACCCAAATTCAGatcagtgttttattgttgtgacCACAATGTCACTGTTGGCTTTTCTTTTTGGCAGTGCAGACTAAATACAGGTGACTGTACTTCACACCCCCACCAACAAAATCTGACAGTAGTTGACATAGAAAAGTGAATTCTGGTGTGATTTGCAGCATAGTGGGGTGAGCTGATGGACCTTCTTTGGTTTCTTGAAGGAAAGTTGGTCCAGTTGatctaagtttttattttttgtcaactCCTTaggattttgaagaaaaactttGAGGAGATCCAGTGAAAGAAAGCTAAAAAGGCTAAACTAATTCTTAGCCGTTTCTAATTCATGAAGAAAACAGTCGAGCCATCATCATCCATATATTTAGGAAAAGAGTCTCAAATGAAATACTGTAAATAGGGAGCAGCAATGCATATGAATGCAATTCCAGGAAGGAAAAAGGTTGGGAACCGTGAGTTTAAGACCGGCTTTTaaaggaaggaaaataaaaaacggTGTCTTTCTCCTAACCTTGAGAGGCAGCAAGTAATTGTCTGTGTATTATAAAACGAAGGCGTGTGCATTATGATCACATTAAATCCACGTCGCTTCACCTTTGATCCCACAGAAATCGCTCCCTTCATAAGAAGTGCCAGATGCTGAACACAACTGGAAAAAGAAACCATTTCTATATAGGTCACAGTACACGAGCACATTTGGTAAATCATGGCACCGTATGAACCTTCTGATGTCACGGAGCGCACAGCTACACAGGGAAACCGAGCAGGAGGTTTGGAAAAGCAGGTTTAATGTGATCAGAAGGGTTGGACAGCAGAAATGTCCTCCTACTCCTCTTTCTCCTCTGCATTGTCTCTCCATATGCAGTAGTTGAGGGACGTGGCGAGGCACAGCCAGGCGAGATAAGGCGCCAAGAGCAGAGTGGCGGTGCTGCTGATGGGATACCAGGACGCCATGGTGGCGCCGACAGTCCCAGTGAGGAGCACGATCTCCATCAGCGCCTAAATGTAACAGAGACGATGCAATAACGTTCATAGTGTCTGTACTGATAACTGACTTATcaggttcttctgttatcagacaggGTTGTGTTGTTCACATACATGACATGTGGTTGTGTTGTTCACATACATGACGTGTGGTTGTGTTGTTCACATACATGACGTGTGGTTGTGTTGTTCACATACATGACGTGTGGTTGTGTTGTTCACATACATGACGTGTGGTTGTGTTGTTCACATACATGACGTGTGGTTGTGTTGTTCACATACATGACGTGTGGTTGTGTTGTTCACATACATGACGTGTGGTTGTGTTGTTCACATACATGACGTGTGGTTGTGTTGTTCACATACATGACGTGTGGTTGTGTTGTTCACATACATGACGTGTGAATGTGTTGTTCACATACATGACGTGTGAATGTGTTGTTCACATACATGACGTGTGGTTGTGTTGTTCACATACATGACGTGTGGTTGTGTTGTTCACATACATGACGTGTGGTTGTGTTGTTCACATACATGACGTGTGGTTGTGTTGTTCACATACATGACGTGTGGTTGTGTTGTTCACATACATGACGTGTGGTTGTTTTGTTCACATACATGACGTGTGGTTGTGTTGTTCACATACATGACGTGTGGTTGTGTTGTTCACATACATGACGTGTGGTTGTGTTGTTCACATACATGACATGTTTTGACAGacgtgtctgataacagaagaacctaaGAGCTCGATGCATTCTAACCAATCACAAGTATGTACATGTTTACCTTACCTACTCTAGTAATCATGTGGTGTTACACGTACCAGTTTTAGCTTGTGTGCGCCAAAGAATATAGGAGTCCAGGCCCAGTTCAGAGCGAGCTGCGTGCCATAAAGTCCCAGTGGAACCAAAGCATCCTGGGTAAAACCTCCAAGCTCTTTCCAGATCAGGTAGGAGCCGTATCTGCAGAGGTTATTTAGATGAGGAGCATTTCGCCAAGACCGTAGACCCAATGACCCCAAGACTTACCCCATGCTAGTGTACAGACACGTCCACACCACAGGGAACGCTGCGTTTGGCGGGCGCCACGAGGGTTTCTTCAGAGTGGGGTACCAGGTTTTCACCTGTTTCCGTGTGATGAAGCCCCCGTAGAGCCCTCCTAAGTGTGGCAGGGCCGTCATCCCGATCATAGGCAGCCACATGGTCTGTGATGAGAACAGATAAGGTTTCAGTTTAAGTCATTCTTTAGGAATCTTCAcgaggaaaatgccacaagaacacaatataaacacaataaaagacatatttaatcagagtgggtctgcaGGAAACAGACAAAGGTGTCAAAAGGTCAAACATGGTTCACAAGCAACTAAATTcagattaaatacattttttagtcTAATAACACGTTTCCTACAAATAAGTCTTTTCAGGTCATGATAATTTGTGGAAAACTACAATTCTTAAAAGCACAACATTACCCAcaatcctcatcatcctcatcagaaaatcttgtttttggcgGGTTAGGCTCCCTTTATTAACCAACATGTTAAAACGAGATCATTGAACACAAAACTCAGCATTTGCAGTTCTATACAGGACTCAACTGGGAAATTCTTTTAAGTTCTAAAACCCATCCGGGACGTTTGGTACTAGAGGGAGCAAACTTCACAGAAGAAGCAAACGCCACTAAAACGTGATGGCGGTACAATCGTTTCTGACATTTTCCTGATGACGTATCCTAATTCCAAAGTTTATGGTCGCCTTCGCTCCAACAATCATCCGTGAGGAGTGTGGACGATAAGTTGAACGGAACTCACCCCGGTTCGGCGTTCGGCTCTTCGACGGGGAATACCGACAGCGTAGCTTTCGGAGGGAAGCCTGAACTCAGCGGCGGCACGCGCTGCTATGTTGTGAAACTGGGGGCGGGGCCGGGTTATCGGACAGGTCACTCCTCGGCCACGCCAACCGCAGACGTGACGTCGTAGCGTGGTAGACTCTGATTGGTCGCCATGTCAAACGGATTCAACCGACAGTTGGCTGTGCAATAAGCAAACACCACCAGACCAGACTGCGTTCGAGGATTTAGACATTCGTTTCCTGTTCGTCCTGCTTCGTTGATGGACGCTACCGACTGACACACCTACGGGGGCCGGAAACGGGACGAAAACAGCTCACGAAATAAGCCCCGCCTCCTTGGAGTGGACGATTTAAGGTCATTCTTCACATTTTTCATTGGGTTTTCTCTGTAAAACCTTTGGATAAAGAAATTATTCTAGGTTAGCTTATTGACAAAGtagaaaaagattttatttttattaaacatttgtttttagtatTAGCAAAATTCCATGTTTATAAAGCCAAAaactatggaagcatttgtgtagcataatg
The nucleotide sequence above comes from Oryzias latipes chromosome 5, ASM223467v1. Encoded proteins:
- the tspo gene encoding translocator protein → MWLPMIGMTALPHLGGLYGGFITRKQVKTWYPTLKKPSWRPPNAAFPVVWTCLYTSMGYGSYLIWKELGGFTQDALVPLGLYGTQLALNWAWTPIFFGAHKLKLALMEIVLLTGTVGATMASWYPISSTATLLLAPYLAWLCLATSLNYCIWRDNAEEKEE
- the LOC101156472 gene encoding ubiquinol-cytochrome-c reductase complex assembly factor 2; protein product: MSATRYRRFLKLCEEWPRDETKKGRDLGTFLRQRVASAFREGENTQISDPDKCDQMYESLARINGNVYKQKFPRVRDTSFTGVTVEECRVLLSGSMQQSMDEEKKGLWKTLMERFSSKTEDVPEKAPEK
- the tomm6 gene encoding mitochondrial import receptor subunit TOM6 homolog isoform X2 codes for the protein MSGAGAKKSPSTGVMGWISSSCRFVTDRNDFKRNLLVNLGLFAAGVWVARNLSDFDLMSPQPVT